From Actinoplanes oblitus, a single genomic window includes:
- a CDS encoding YqeB family protein, which produces MTRTSAELGFSPPDRLLITCGPAALGLLLTAALPAIARWALRSPVGLPFRPVVVLISRVDSAWELAIQAAILVVAGLLATAAISESLTHITVTPDRLRLGERELPRSEITALFPEGDTLVVLDRESRQMVRCEPRARRRVLAATFAEFGYPWRDTDPYTSLYRPWKSGDDLPPEVDAVLSARAAVLRRKAAKEAGELRAALEKLGFSVRDEDGHQLWRPLVRS; this is translated from the coding sequence ATGACCAGGACCTCCGCCGAGCTCGGCTTCTCGCCGCCGGACCGCTTGCTGATCACCTGCGGGCCGGCGGCGCTCGGGCTGCTGCTCACCGCGGCGTTGCCGGCGATCGCCCGGTGGGCGCTGCGCTCACCCGTCGGGCTGCCGTTCCGGCCGGTCGTCGTGCTGATCAGCAGGGTCGACTCGGCGTGGGAGCTGGCGATCCAGGCGGCGATCCTGGTCGTCGCGGGGCTGCTCGCCACGGCCGCGATCAGCGAGAGCCTGACGCACATCACCGTCACCCCGGACCGGCTGCGGCTGGGTGAGCGGGAGCTGCCCCGGTCGGAGATCACCGCCCTGTTCCCGGAGGGCGACACGCTGGTCGTGCTCGACCGGGAGTCGCGGCAGATGGTGCGGTGCGAGCCGCGGGCCCGGCGGCGGGTGCTCGCCGCCACGTTCGCGGAGTTCGGCTATCCGTGGCGGGACACCGATCCCTACACCTCTCTCTACCGCCCGTGGAAATCCGGCGACGACCTGCCACCCGAGGTGGACGCGGTGCTCTCGGCCCGCGCCGCCGTCCTGCGCAGGAAAGCCGCAAAGGAAGCCGGCGAGCTGCGGGCCGCTCTGGAAAAGCTCGGTTTTTCGGTACGCGACGAGGACGGTCACCAGCTCTGGCGCCCCCTGGTGCGCTCGTGA
- a CDS encoding ferredoxin reductase, which yields MTSPGRPSRLGEVPVTQTLRNGAWRVVELITTPVVPSDYLDVIAPLRNPNVLRARVEAVHRETANAVTLELRPGRGWRPHQPGQYVRLGVDVDGIRLWRSYSVSSPAGQPSGRISVTVNAVRDGLVSSYLLANARRGMIVNLDLPAGDFVLPAERPAKSLFVTAGSGITPVMGILRSAVHELPDVVVVHSARTSEDVVFGADLRALAAAGRITLIERHTGADGRLKPAELAELVPDLFERETWACGPGEMLDALADHWSEAGAAERLHVERFRPTVLVAGDGGSVTFERSGARVEAPAGVSILDAGEAAGQLMPSGCRMGICFKCVLPMREGIVRDMRDGQITTAVEGDNVLIQTCVSAAAGPCHLDA from the coding sequence ATGACTTCACCCGGCCGACCCAGCAGGCTTGGTGAGGTGCCGGTAACCCAGACTTTGCGCAATGGCGCGTGGCGAGTCGTCGAGCTGATCACCACTCCGGTGGTTCCCTCCGATTATCTCGACGTGATCGCCCCGCTGCGCAACCCGAACGTCCTGCGCGCCCGGGTCGAGGCAGTGCACCGGGAGACCGCGAACGCGGTGACCCTGGAGCTGCGCCCGGGTCGCGGCTGGCGTCCCCACCAGCCGGGGCAGTATGTCCGGCTCGGCGTGGACGTCGATGGCATCCGCCTGTGGCGCTCCTACTCGGTGAGCAGTCCGGCCGGGCAGCCGTCCGGGCGGATCAGCGTCACCGTCAACGCGGTCCGCGACGGCCTGGTCAGCTCCTACCTGCTGGCGAACGCCCGCCGCGGCATGATCGTCAACCTCGACCTCCCGGCCGGCGACTTCGTGCTGCCCGCCGAGCGACCGGCGAAGAGCCTGTTCGTCACGGCCGGCAGCGGGATCACCCCGGTGATGGGCATCCTGCGCAGCGCCGTGCACGAGCTGCCCGACGTGGTGGTCGTGCACTCCGCCCGCACCAGCGAGGACGTGGTCTTCGGCGCCGACCTGCGCGCCCTCGCCGCGGCCGGCCGGATCACCCTGATCGAGCGGCACACCGGCGCCGACGGCCGGCTCAAGCCCGCCGAGCTGGCCGAGCTGGTCCCCGACCTGTTCGAGCGGGAGACCTGGGCGTGCGGCCCGGGCGAGATGCTCGACGCGCTCGCCGACCACTGGAGCGAGGCGGGCGCCGCGGAGCGCCTGCACGTCGAGCGGTTCCGGCCCACCGTGCTGGTCGCCGGCGACGGCGGCTCGGTCACCTTCGAGCGCTCCGGCGCACGGGTCGAGGCACCGGCCGGCGTCTCGATCCTGGACGCCGGCGAGGCCGCCGGGCAACTGATGCCGTCCGGCTGCCGGATGGGCATCTGCTTCAAGTGCGTGCTGCCGATGCGTGAGGGCATCGTCCGGGACATGCGCGACGGGCAGATCACCACCGCCGTGGAAGGCGACAACGTTCTCATCCAGACGTGCGTCTCGGCCGCGGCCGGGCCGTGCCACCTGGACGCCTGA
- a CDS encoding sensor histidine kinase has product MSRLDRFMATAGERVFDLAAIAVSWFGALLIAGEAESSGRTSGDATFWGLVLALAASLALWWRRDHPVVVAALFVPLSAVTDSVGVAGTIALYTLVTLRRGRVIGVLLVGTLLAGVVYSRLRPDPELSATAEFVITLAFSAATVALGLAMRARRDLVAVLRDRAARAEEEALVRADRLRALERERIAREMHDALAHRISMVSLHAGALQIRPDLTPDEVAKAATTIRDSAHQALEDLREILGVLRAGPGDDLRPQPGLKHLDELVAEARAAGMRIEFGDSLDDAPAGAALGRTVYRLVQEGLTNAGKHAPGTLVRVGLSGAPGGELHVVIANPLPVRAAPVTAGTGSRLPGPSAAFPGLSPDSPGLSPAFPGLNPALSGLSPALPGAGTGLLGLAERVALLGGRFQHGVHRDAAGVLSFRLEAWLPWRAA; this is encoded by the coding sequence GTGAGTCGCCTGGATCGCTTCATGGCGACGGCCGGCGAGCGCGTCTTCGACCTGGCGGCGATCGCGGTGTCCTGGTTCGGCGCGCTGCTCATCGCGGGGGAGGCCGAGTCGAGCGGCCGGACCAGCGGCGACGCCACGTTCTGGGGCCTGGTGCTCGCCCTGGCGGCGTCGCTGGCGCTGTGGTGGCGCCGCGATCATCCGGTCGTGGTCGCCGCCCTGTTCGTGCCGCTCTCGGCGGTGACCGACTCCGTCGGGGTGGCCGGGACGATCGCGCTCTACACGCTGGTCACCCTGCGCCGCGGCCGGGTGATCGGGGTCCTGCTGGTGGGCACCCTGCTGGCCGGTGTGGTCTACAGCCGGCTCCGCCCGGACCCGGAGCTGTCCGCGACGGCCGAGTTCGTGATCACCCTCGCCTTCTCGGCCGCGACCGTGGCGCTCGGCCTGGCCATGCGGGCCCGCCGTGACCTGGTCGCGGTGCTGCGCGACCGGGCGGCGCGGGCCGAGGAGGAGGCGCTGGTGCGTGCCGACCGGCTGCGGGCCCTGGAGCGGGAGCGGATCGCGCGGGAGATGCACGACGCGCTCGCGCACCGGATCTCCATGGTCAGCCTGCACGCCGGGGCGTTGCAGATCCGGCCCGACCTGACCCCGGACGAGGTGGCGAAAGCGGCGACGACCATCCGGGACAGCGCCCACCAGGCGCTTGAGGACCTGCGGGAGATCCTCGGGGTGTTGCGCGCCGGGCCGGGCGACGACCTGCGCCCACAGCCCGGCCTGAAGCATCTGGACGAGCTGGTCGCCGAGGCTCGGGCGGCCGGGATGCGGATCGAGTTCGGCGACTCCCTGGATGACGCACCGGCCGGCGCGGCGCTCGGGCGGACGGTCTACCGTCTGGTCCAGGAGGGCTTGACCAACGCCGGGAAGCACGCGCCGGGCACGCTCGTCCGGGTCGGCCTGAGCGGCGCTCCCGGCGGCGAGCTGCACGTCGTGATCGCCAATCCGTTGCCAGTGCGGGCCGCCCCCGTCACCGCCGGCACCGGCTCCCGGCTCCCCGGTCCCAGCGCCGCCTTTCCCGGCCTCAGCCCTGACTCTCCTGGCCTCAGCCCTGCCTTTCCCGGCCTCAACCCCGCCCTTTCCGGTCTCAGCCCCGCGCTTCCCGGGGCGGGCACCGGGCTGCTCGGGCTTGCCGAGCGGGTCGCGCTGCTCGGCGGCCGCTTTCAGCACGGCGTTCACCGGGACGCCGCTGGTGTCCTGTCCTTCCGCCTGGAAGCGTGGCTGCCCTGGCGGGCCGCGTGA
- a CDS encoding PucR family transcriptional regulator translates to MGVWVIEPLRDVRSYRLPVEVVEPLRRGLPEVAVQTLAAIVMEVPAYAEPFAGELGHKIERAVQAALGTFLNLVSRPGTDPGAPLASALEAAYALGRGEARNGRSLDALLAAYRVGARVAWRELAAISVRSGQPAGTIADFAELVFAYIDELSAASVAGHADELAATGRIRLRHLQQLAQALVAGEPAHVIQAAAERAEWVPPQTLTAILLPERSSRSLIDLLDPRTLSLAGALPDLPGTAILLVPDPQGASRAHLNRLLTGHNAVIGPARPWLRAQCSVERAVRVHQLHTPARGKVVDTEEHLAELVVTADRGALADLRDWVLAPLAGERGAAAAKLVETLRSWLLHHGRREDVAAELFVHPQTVRYRMARLRELYGEKLKDPQWVLALTIALSVPVPEA, encoded by the coding sequence ATGGGAGTTTGGGTGATCGAGCCGTTGCGTGACGTCCGGTCGTACCGCCTGCCGGTGGAGGTCGTCGAGCCGCTCCGCAGGGGGCTGCCCGAGGTCGCCGTGCAGACCCTCGCCGCGATCGTGATGGAGGTGCCGGCGTACGCGGAGCCGTTCGCCGGCGAGCTCGGCCACAAGATCGAACGAGCCGTGCAGGCCGCCCTCGGCACCTTCCTCAACCTGGTCTCCCGGCCCGGCACCGACCCCGGCGCCCCGCTCGCGTCGGCCCTGGAGGCGGCCTACGCGCTGGGCCGGGGCGAGGCGCGCAACGGCCGCAGCCTGGACGCGCTGCTCGCCGCCTACCGGGTCGGCGCCCGGGTGGCCTGGCGGGAGCTGGCCGCGATCAGCGTACGGTCCGGGCAGCCGGCCGGGACCATCGCCGACTTCGCCGAGCTGGTCTTCGCCTACATCGACGAACTCTCCGCCGCGAGCGTCGCCGGGCACGCCGACGAGTTGGCCGCCACCGGCCGGATCCGGCTGCGCCACCTGCAACAACTTGCCCAGGCGCTGGTCGCCGGCGAGCCCGCGCACGTGATCCAGGCGGCCGCCGAGCGCGCCGAGTGGGTCCCGCCGCAGACCCTCACCGCGATCCTGCTGCCGGAGCGGTCCTCCCGGTCGCTGATCGACCTGCTGGACCCGCGCACGCTGTCGCTGGCCGGCGCCCTGCCGGACCTGCCCGGCACCGCGATCCTGCTGGTCCCGGACCCGCAGGGCGCCTCCCGGGCGCACCTGAACCGGCTGCTCACCGGTCACAACGCGGTGATCGGCCCGGCCCGGCCCTGGCTGCGCGCGCAGTGCTCGGTGGAGCGCGCGGTCCGGGTCCACCAGCTGCACACCCCGGCCCGCGGCAAGGTCGTCGACACCGAGGAGCACCTGGCCGAGCTGGTCGTCACCGCCGATCGCGGCGCCCTGGCCGACCTGCGGGACTGGGTGCTGGCGCCGCTCGCCGGGGAGCGCGGGGCGGCCGCGGCGAAGCTGGTCGAGACGCTGCGCAGCTGGCTGCTGCACCACGGGCGGCGCGAGGACGTCGCCGCCGAGCTCTTCGTGCACCCGCAGACGGTCCGTTACCGGATGGCCCGCCTGCGCGAGCTCTACGGCGAGAAGCTCAAGGACCCGCAGTGGGTGCTCGCCCTGACGATCGCCCTCTCGGTGCCCGTCCCGGAGGCGTGA